A stretch of DNA from Andreesenia angusta:
GCCGCTAGATCATTCGAATTCCGACCGAAGTTTTCCTTCGAGTTCTCTCGCTCGACTTGCATGTGTTAAGCACGCCGCCAGCGTTCATCCTGAGCCAGGATCAAACTCTCATTTAAAAAGTTTATCTTGGTCAGTCTTGCTGACTGTTTTTTCAGTTTTTTTGGATGTCTGATCATCCGTTAATTTGATCTCCCTTGCGGGCGATCTTAAGGAATTAACTTGCTTTTTACTGTTCAACTTTCAAAGTTCATCGTCGCCAGCGTTTGTTCCCCGCTGACTACTTTATCTACTATATCACAACCAGTTCATGGTGTCAATAGCTTTTTTATTCTTTTTTAGTTCTTTTCTGAAACTTTAATTCTCTGTTTCAGTGCGCCTCCCTCAAGAGACAACTTTGCTATCTTACCATGGACTTCATACTTGTGTCAACTGTTAGTTAAAAGATTTTTATGGTATATTATATATAGAGAAAAAGCATCTACATAGTACATACTCTTATTAATAAGATAAGAAAGGAGAATCTGATTTGAAGTACATAATCTTCGCTATAGTCTTGATTGTTTTTATCTTTTTTCTTTTGATAGTTTTTTCTGACTTGAGAACTTCTCTGCGATCTATTATTAAGTTAATACCTCCAGACCCTAGGCCTATGAAAAAGCGAAAGCGCAATACAGACAAGAAACCAAGAACTCGGCCTACAAAGGTAAATACTCGCAACAATCCTTCTAGAAAGACCCGTCTAAAGCGAAAAAACTAATGCGACACAACTTCAAATCCACTGAAGTGTGTCGCATTAGTTTTATGCGTTGTTTAGAAATATCAAAAGTACTACTCCTGGAATCCCAAAGAATCCCGCAATAAGTGCGCTCAAAGCGTTTATCGCCACCGTTATTCCAAAGATTTCTCCTACAAAGTTCACCAGAAGAAGAGTTATCCCCCCAGCTATTCCATTGAATATAAGTCTACTGATTATCCTTATCGGTACAGAGAGCAGCTTTGCTACTATATATATTGCCAGTATGCCTATTCCGTATCCTATTATGATATCCATGCTATCACTTCCTGACCTCTTTTAGAACATTATACACTAAAATCTCATCTCTATGAAATCCGAAAGTGTTTTTACAGTGTATCTATAAACTTGCCATTTTAGAGTCTCTGAAGTCGAATGTCCGCTGCATCTTTCTCTGCTCCAGCTCTCTGCACATAGCTTGAAACTCGTGCAGCCATTTGATTCTCGAAAGGTCTCTAAGGTCTACAACTATGCCTGTGCCCTTCTGCCTTATAGCTTCCATGTCATAGAGTTCGCAAGGCGAAAACCCTCCCTCTGTCCATATGTACTTGCAAGGCTCGTAGTCGTTCCAGTTGTTTTCAAAGTACTTTGTCTTCGCAAAGCAAAGTCTGTGCAGATGAAATATTATTCCCAGTGTAGACGTCTTAACTGTGAGCTTTAAAGAAAAATGCTCTTGAGTAGGGTACTTTTCCTGCACCTTCTCCCAGTACAGCCTGTTATTCAGG
This window harbors:
- a CDS encoding pro-sigmaK processing inhibitor BofA family protein, translated to MDIIIGYGIGILAIYIVAKLLSVPIRIISRLIFNGIAGGITLLLVNFVGEIFGITVAINALSALIAGFFGIPGVVLLIFLNNA